A portion of the uncultured Draconibacterium sp. genome contains these proteins:
- the tsf gene encoding translation elongation factor Ts, which translates to MSFTTADVVKLRKVSGAGMMDCKNALKDAEGDFDKALEIIREKGKLIANKRADRDAAEGVSLAKATEDGKFGAIVVLNCETDFVAKNESFVAFAEKILAKALEAKPESLEALKALEVDGSSIESLVTEQTGVTGEKLDLSYYKCLADEAVVPYIHPGNKLSTLVAFNKAVDVQVGKDVAMQVAAMAPVSVDEASIPQAEIDKELEFAKEKYRKEGKPEAMLEKIAQGSLNKWYKDVTLLNQAFVKDGKMPVKDYLKQADADLTVTAFDRYSLNA; encoded by the coding sequence ATGTCTTTTACAACCGCAGACGTAGTAAAATTGCGTAAAGTATCGGGCGCAGGGATGATGGATTGCAAAAATGCCCTGAAAGACGCCGAAGGTGACTTTGACAAGGCACTGGAAATCATCCGCGAAAAAGGTAAATTAATTGCAAACAAACGTGCAGACAGAGACGCTGCTGAAGGTGTATCTCTTGCAAAAGCAACTGAAGACGGTAAATTCGGTGCAATTGTTGTATTGAATTGCGAAACTGACTTTGTTGCCAAAAACGAAAGTTTTGTTGCATTTGCTGAGAAAATTCTTGCAAAAGCATTGGAAGCTAAGCCAGAAAGTTTGGAAGCATTAAAAGCACTTGAAGTTGATGGTTCATCTATCGAATCATTGGTTACTGAACAAACTGGTGTAACTGGTGAAAAACTTGATCTTTCTTATTACAAATGTTTGGCCGACGAGGCTGTTGTTCCATACATCCACCCTGGAAATAAACTGTCAACTCTTGTTGCTTTCAACAAAGCCGTTGATGTACAGGTAGGAAAAGATGTGGCAATGCAAGTAGCCGCTATGGCTCCTGTTTCTGTCGATGAAGCTTCAATTCCACAAGCTGAAATTGATAAGGAATTAGAGTTTGCGAAAGAAAAATACCGCAAAGAAGGTAAACCTGAAGCAATGCTTGAGAAAATTGCACAAGGTTCGTTAAACAAGTGGTATAAAGATGTAACACTTTTGAATCAGGCTTTCGTTAAAGACGGAAAAATGCCGGTAAAAGATTACTTAAAGCAAGCTGATGCTGATTTGACAGTAACTGCTTTCGACCGCTATAGTTTGAACGCTTAA
- a CDS encoding PRC-barrel domain-containing protein: protein MKRSLKELIGYSIKAENGEKGKVNDFLFDEKSWIMRYLDADLGSFFNQERVLIPHNFLGEPEQEEKNFNINLSVDNIKRSPNLNFDMPVSRVYEKKLADYYGIQNPYWLVDSAAFAGNEMVFYPGVAFRAPRKVIKEEDIDTSLRSFNEIKGYGINARDDSFGHISDFIIDDTDWQILYFVVDTNNLFPWSKKVILPIEMIDKISFTDREAHVDMTKEAIKESPEYNPDDAVNAELEEVLYDYEGKKK, encoded by the coding sequence ATGAAACGTAGTTTAAAAGAATTAATAGGATATTCAATAAAAGCAGAAAATGGTGAAAAAGGAAAAGTAAATGACTTTTTGTTTGACGAGAAAAGTTGGATAATGCGCTATTTGGATGCAGATTTAGGAAGTTTTTTTAATCAGGAAAGGGTGTTGATACCGCACAATTTTTTAGGAGAACCCGAGCAGGAAGAGAAAAATTTTAATATTAATCTGAGTGTTGACAATATAAAACGTTCGCCAAACTTGAATTTCGATATGCCGGTGTCGCGTGTTTACGAGAAAAAATTAGCCGATTATTATGGAATTCAAAATCCGTATTGGTTGGTCGATTCAGCTGCCTTTGCCGGAAATGAAATGGTTTTTTACCCCGGAGTAGCTTTTAGGGCACCACGCAAAGTAATTAAAGAAGAGGACATTGATACAAGTCTGCGCAGTTTTAACGAGATTAAGGGGTACGGAATTAATGCGCGTGATGATAGTTTCGGGCACATCTCTGATTTTATAATCGACGATACTGACTGGCAAATACTGTACTTTGTAGTCGACACAAATAATTTATTCCCTTGGAGTAAAAAAGTTATTCTTCCAATTGAAATGATTGACAAAATTAGTTTCACAGACCGAGAAGCACATGTTGATATGACAAAAGAAGCGATTAAGGAATCGCCAGAATATAATCCTGATGACGCAGTAAATGCCGAATTAGAAGAAGTGTTGTACGACTACGAAGGAAAAAAGAAATAG
- the rpsI gene encoding 30S ribosomal protein S9: MEVVNTIGRRKSAVARIYVSEGKGNITINKREMKEYFPAETLQYIAMQPLNLLEVAEKYDVKANLDGGGPKGQAEAFRLALSRALIEIDAESRPQLKAAGFLTRDPREVERKKPGQPKARKRFQFSKR; this comes from the coding sequence ATGGAAGTAGTAAACACAATCGGACGTAGAAAATCAGCTGTTGCTCGTATTTACGTAAGTGAAGGTAAAGGAAATATTACCATCAATAAAAGGGAAATGAAAGAATACTTCCCTGCAGAAACATTGCAATACATTGCTATGCAGCCACTAAATCTTTTAGAAGTTGCAGAGAAATATGATGTAAAAGCAAACCTTGACGGTGGTGGCCCAAAAGGACAAGCAGAAGCATTTCGTTTGGCTCTTTCTCGTGCATTAATTGAAATTGATGCCGAATCAAGACCTCAACTTAAAGCTGCTGGATTCCTTACACGTGACCCACGCGAAGTGGAACGTAAAAAACCAGGACAACCAAAAGCAAGAAAACGTTTCCAATTCTCAAAACGTTAA
- a CDS encoding permease-like cell division protein FtsX yields MSKKPKKFKKRFFNSWITSLISITLVLILLGLLSFMLINSKKLSDYVREKIGFTLVLSDDLRETEIIRLQKILSAGDFVKSVDYIDKESAANELTKELGEDFQGFLGYNPLFASLDIKLNAAYTHTDSLQVLEQKFLEYPQVTEVYYQKNLVTLINENVRKISLALLILSGLLTFIFFGLINNTIRLLIYSQRFTINTMQMVGASKGFIRKPFLIKSLFLGAIGGILANTILIGTIYFYKQELYGLINFADLKTIALIVAIVFILGFSISFLSTWLALGKFLRMKFDELFY; encoded by the coding sequence ATGAGCAAAAAACCGAAAAAGTTTAAAAAGCGTTTTTTCAATTCGTGGATTACTTCGTTAATCAGCATAACGCTTGTGCTTATTTTACTGGGCTTGTTGAGTTTTATGCTCATCAACAGCAAAAAACTATCGGATTATGTACGCGAAAAAATCGGGTTCACACTAGTGCTTTCCGATGATTTGCGCGAAACAGAAATCATTCGTCTGCAGAAAATCCTGAGTGCCGGTGATTTTGTAAAATCTGTCGATTACATCGATAAAGAATCAGCCGCCAACGAACTTACGAAAGAATTGGGTGAAGATTTCCAGGGATTTCTAGGCTATAATCCATTGTTCGCATCGCTCGACATTAAACTAAACGCCGCATACACTCACACCGACAGTCTTCAGGTTTTGGAACAGAAATTTTTGGAGTATCCGCAGGTTACCGAAGTTTATTACCAAAAAAACCTGGTTACACTGATAAACGAAAACGTAAGAAAAATCAGCCTCGCTCTGTTGATATTAAGCGGACTGCTTACATTCATATTTTTTGGTTTGATTAACAATACAATTCGCCTGCTTATTTATTCTCAGCGCTTTACCATTAACACCATGCAAATGGTTGGAGCCAGCAAAGGTTTTATACGTAAGCCCTTTTTAATTAAAAGTTTATTCCTGGGTGCTATTGGAGGAATACTGGCCAACACAATACTTATTGGCACTATTTATTTTTATAAACAAGAATTATACGGATTAATAAATTTTGCGGACTTAAAAACAATCGCACTCATTGTTGCCATCGTTTTCATTCTGGGCTTCTCAATCTCATTTTTATCAACCTGGCTGGCATTGGGCAAATTCCTTCGCATGAAATTTGATGAATTATTTTATTAA
- a CDS encoding energy transducer TonB: MVAFTPLEAQENQVKSAYTVNNMEDQHMEYSDQLKEIINKYPAFAFKYSIEDGKVQNVVVTGVDDEIDRKQLEVVLFNLNSHRNMVKPTDDRVGVFYEIDKHAMYADGEDALSEEILSSLEYPKDAKNWGVEGTIYVKVIVDDDGTIPFVTTSTNIDTPIEAYLEDLEEQAVEAVHNTSGEWEPAEVEGVEVASLAVIPITFDLENHPFMR; the protein is encoded by the coding sequence ATGGTAGCTTTTACTCCGCTAGAGGCTCAGGAAAACCAGGTGAAAAGCGCATACACGGTTAACAACATGGAGGATCAGCACATGGAGTATAGCGATCAATTGAAAGAAATTATCAATAAGTATCCGGCTTTTGCATTTAAATACAGCATTGAAGATGGGAAAGTGCAAAATGTTGTAGTTACCGGTGTTGATGACGAAATTGACAGAAAACAACTTGAAGTTGTATTATTTAATTTGAATAGCCATAGGAACATGGTAAAACCAACCGACGATAGAGTTGGAGTGTTTTACGAAATTGATAAACATGCCATGTATGCAGATGGAGAAGATGCGCTGAGTGAAGAAATTTTAAGCAGCCTTGAATATCCAAAAGACGCAAAAAACTGGGGCGTTGAAGGAACGATATATGTAAAAGTAATTGTTGATGACGATGGTACAATACCATTTGTAACAACGTCCACAAATATTGATACTCCGATTGAAGCATATCTAGAGGATCTCGAGGAACAGGCAGTTGAAGCCGTTCACAATACCTCGGGTGAGTGGGAGCCTGCAGAAGTTGAAGGAGTAGAAGTAGCGTCATTGGCAGTTATTCCAATTACGTTTGATCTGGAAAATCATCCGTTTATGCGCTAG
- a CDS encoding DUF3098 domain-containing protein has product MAKKNKEVKETAGFALGKENYKLMAIGFAVIVIGFILMAGGGSDDPNVFSEDIFNFRRITLAPIVLLLGFGFEIYAIMKKPKDN; this is encoded by the coding sequence ATGGCTAAAAAAAATAAAGAAGTTAAAGAGACAGCAGGATTTGCCTTAGGTAAAGAAAACTATAAACTAATGGCAATTGGCTTTGCCGTAATCGTTATTGGATTTATATTGATGGCAGGCGGAGGAAGTGATGACCCGAATGTTTTCAGCGAAGATATTTTTAATTTTCGGCGCATAACACTTGCCCCAATTGTTTTATTGCTGGGTTTTGGTTTCGAGATTTATGCCATTATGAAAAAACCGAAAGACAACTAA
- a CDS encoding T9SS type A sorting domain-containing protein produces the protein MKKIYTNSKLLLLLTAMLMSFAALSQESLEIIGGDLTLNPDTMYAVSAVYTDSSGTAVTDAKINWHTEPGFLGKIDKDGYLTTNHSGEGFLIAKYKELRDSVMLKVNGPVKDDDEEDDENEMDDEYPKIKIVPDHIKVEVSDSVELRAFYIDSTGTKIDTSFIWSAEPTEVGMFPNPEESIFHSSDTAAQGIIIAMLGDLADTAKVTIYESRAKKEKKEKREREENNRGNQLVIEPADMVVYTGHEPIQYEADYKTNGVKHQNADFIWSVSDTSIATITEGGLLTLSGETGMTLVHAEYSNFKASVELLVVDSTVDMEINTISIRRVFPDGQELKAKTFKEGESYKIGGLPYPLNILNAGMLHFPFGCIDEDIEIFMFIPEEYAEVSDSSTEVTFTDEVITGVKFSVMPVGSDTIVEPYYFNVPVNLSLVFKHDLLDSLGVTPEELDVFFAENTGFEEIDEHVAVDTVSNKIYANIIHFSTIVVKQGNVTTSAERVDPIPETELIIYPNPFSSAATFQFAISAPSDVQIAIYNLFGQQVQIIAEKRFDEGTHRIKWTGDDANGAPATSGVYLCRFIKDGKVTQVKKLILKR, from the coding sequence ATGAAGAAAATTTACACAAACTCAAAATTATTGCTGTTATTAACCGCGATGCTCATGTCTTTTGCTGCTTTAAGCCAGGAATCGCTTGAAATTATTGGCGGAGACCTAACACTAAACCCCGACACGATGTATGCAGTTTCAGCTGTTTATACCGACAGTAGTGGCACCGCGGTTACCGATGCTAAAATTAACTGGCACACAGAACCCGGTTTTCTTGGCAAGATTGATAAGGACGGATACTTAACGACGAACCATTCGGGCGAAGGCTTTCTGATTGCGAAGTACAAGGAGCTGCGCGATTCGGTAATGTTAAAAGTAAATGGCCCTGTAAAAGATGACGACGAGGAAGACGATGAGAATGAAATGGATGACGAGTATCCAAAAATTAAAATTGTTCCTGATCATATTAAAGTTGAAGTGAGTGATTCGGTAGAACTTCGCGCGTTTTACATCGATTCAACAGGAACAAAAATCGACACATCGTTTATCTGGTCGGCCGAGCCAACAGAAGTGGGAATGTTTCCCAATCCCGAAGAAAGTATTTTCCACTCGTCAGACACAGCCGCGCAGGGAATTATCATTGCTATGCTTGGAGATTTGGCTGATACCGCCAAAGTAACAATATATGAAAGCAGGGCAAAAAAAGAGAAGAAAGAAAAGCGTGAACGTGAAGAAAACAACCGTGGAAATCAACTCGTTATTGAGCCTGCCGATATGGTTGTTTATACCGGCCACGAACCCATTCAATACGAAGCAGATTATAAAACAAACGGTGTAAAGCACCAGAATGCCGACTTTATTTGGAGTGTTTCAGACACCAGTATTGCCACTATTACAGAAGGAGGATTGCTTACCCTGAGCGGCGAAACCGGAATGACACTTGTTCATGCCGAATACAGCAATTTTAAGGCTTCAGTCGAATTATTGGTTGTCGACTCAACTGTTGATATGGAAATAAACACCATCTCAATACGCAGGGTTTTTCCGGATGGACAGGAGTTAAAAGCAAAAACATTTAAAGAAGGTGAAAGTTATAAAATTGGCGGTTTGCCTTACCCGCTTAATATTTTGAATGCCGGAATGCTTCATTTCCCTTTTGGTTGCATCGATGAAGATATCGAGATTTTCATGTTTATTCCTGAGGAGTATGCCGAAGTAAGCGATAGCAGCACTGAGGTTACTTTTACTGACGAAGTAATAACAGGAGTTAAATTCAGTGTTATGCCAGTCGGCTCGGATACCATTGTTGAACCATATTATTTTAATGTGCCTGTAAATTTAAGCCTGGTGTTTAAACACGATCTGCTCGATTCGTTGGGTGTTACACCTGAAGAGCTGGATGTATTTTTTGCTGAAAATACCGGATTTGAAGAAATTGACGAACATGTGGCAGTAGACACCGTAAGTAATAAAATTTATGCCAATATTATTCATTTTAGCACAATAGTTGTAAAACAAGGAAATGTTACAACTTCGGCCGAAAGAGTTGATCCGATACCGGAGACTGAACTGATAATTTATCCAAATCCATTTAGTTCAGCTGCTACCTTTCAATTCGCCATTAGCGCCCCTTCAGACGTACAAATAGCTATATACAATCTTTTCGGTCAGCAGGTTCAAATTATTGCTGAAAAACGATTTGATGAAGGTACCCACCGCATAAAATGGACCGGTGACGATGCAAACGGAGCACCTGCAACATCAGGAGTTTACTTGTGCCGTTTTATTAAAGATGGAAAAGTAACACAGGTTAAAAAACTTATCCTGAAACGATAA
- the rplM gene encoding 50S ribosomal protein L13 gives MDTLSYKTVSANKATVNKEWVVVDAENMVLGRLASKVAKMLRGKYKPSFTPHVDCGDNVIVINAEKVVLTGKKMSDKIYVRHSGYPGGQRTQTPQDILAKYPERLVEKAVKGMLPKNKLGSDLFRNLHVVIGAEHKYEAQKPKVVDLNTIK, from the coding sequence GTGGACACACTTAGTTATAAAACTGTTTCGGCTAACAAGGCTACCGTAAACAAAGAGTGGGTAGTTGTTGACGCCGAAAATATGGTATTGGGACGTTTGGCAAGTAAAGTTGCCAAAATGTTGAGAGGTAAATACAAGCCAAGTTTCACACCTCACGTTGATTGTGGTGATAACGTAATCGTTATCAACGCTGAGAAAGTTGTTTTAACAGGTAAAAAAATGTCGGACAAAATTTATGTTCGTCACAGTGGTTACCCAGGTGGACAACGTACTCAGACTCCTCAAGATATTTTAGCTAAATATCCTGAGCGTTTGGTTGAGAAAGCTGTAAAAGGTATGCTTCCTAAAAACAAATTAGGTAGCGACTTATTCAGAAATTTACATGTAGTAATTGGTGCAGAGCACAAATATGAGGCTCAAAAACCAAAAGTTGTTGATTTAAATACGATTAAATAA
- the rpsB gene encoding 30S ribosomal protein S2: protein MPKTNFQELLEAGAHFGHLKRKWNPNMEPYIFMEKNGIHIIDLQKTVVKIDEAAAAIKQIAKSGRKVLFVATKKQAKELVAEQVKEVGMPYVTERWPGGMLTNFPTIRKAVKKMISIDKMMKDTSWDNLSKREKLQITRQRAKLEKVLGSISDLTRLPAALFVVDVLKEKIAVREAKKLGIPVFAIVDTNSNPEDIDFVIPANDDASQSIRIIVGEMCDAVKAGLNERKIEKDKEEANAEAPKKKEAKAEETSEE from the coding sequence ATGCCAAAAACAAATTTTCAAGAATTATTGGAAGCAGGTGCACATTTCGGTCACCTGAAAAGAAAGTGGAATCCAAACATGGAGCCTTATATCTTCATGGAGAAAAACGGAATCCACATCATCGATCTGCAAAAAACAGTTGTAAAAATTGATGAAGCTGCTGCAGCCATCAAACAAATTGCAAAATCAGGTCGTAAAGTATTATTCGTAGCAACTAAAAAGCAAGCCAAAGAACTGGTTGCCGAGCAAGTTAAAGAGGTAGGAATGCCTTACGTAACTGAGCGCTGGCCAGGAGGTATGCTTACCAACTTCCCAACAATCCGTAAAGCGGTTAAGAAAATGATCTCCATCGACAAAATGATGAAAGATACAAGTTGGGATAACCTTTCAAAACGCGAAAAACTTCAAATTACACGTCAGCGTGCTAAACTGGAAAAAGTTTTGGGTTCAATCTCAGACCTTACCCGTTTACCGGCTGCATTGTTTGTTGTTGACGTATTGAAAGAAAAAATTGCTGTTCGTGAAGCAAAAAAATTGGGTATCCCGGTTTTTGCAATTGTTGATACCAACTCAAATCCTGAGGATATCGACTTTGTAATTCCTGCTAACGACGACGCATCACAATCAATCCGTATTATTGTTGGTGAGATGTGCGACGCTGTTAAAGCCGGTTTAAACGAGCGCAAAATCGAGAAAGATAAAGAAGAAGCAAATGCCGAAGCTCCTAAAAAGAAAGAAGCAAAAGCAGAAGAAACTTCTGAAGAGTAA
- the queA gene encoding tRNA preQ1(34) S-adenosylmethionine ribosyltransferase-isomerase QueA encodes MKLSKFKYNLDQEKIALHPADNRDESKLMVLNRATRTIEHKLFKDLLDYFDDKDVMVFNDTKVFPARLYGNKEKTGAEIEVFLLRELNREQRLWDVLVDPARKIRIGNKLYFGDDDLLVAEVIDNTTSRGRTLRFLFDGPYDEFKQTLYSLGETPLPKFINRPVQPEDKDRYQTIFAKHEGAVAAPTAGLHFSRELLKRLEIRGVDFSYVTLHVGLGNFRSVDVEDLTKHKMDSEQIWINNEACEMVNNAKQEKRNVCAVGTTVMRTLESSVSTQGFLKPFEGWTNKFIFPPYEFSVANSMITNFHLPYSTLLMMVAAFGGYDFVMEAYDVATKNDYRFGTYGDAMLII; translated from the coding sequence ATGAAGTTATCAAAATTCAAGTATAATTTAGATCAGGAAAAGATTGCTTTACACCCGGCCGATAACCGTGATGAATCGAAACTAATGGTGTTAAACAGAGCAACACGCACAATTGAACACAAATTATTTAAAGACCTGCTTGATTATTTTGATGATAAAGATGTGATGGTTTTTAACGATACAAAGGTGTTTCCAGCACGTTTGTATGGTAACAAAGAAAAAACCGGAGCAGAAATCGAAGTTTTTCTTCTTCGCGAATTAAACCGCGAGCAACGTTTGTGGGATGTGCTTGTTGATCCGGCGCGTAAAATACGTATTGGCAACAAATTGTATTTTGGCGACGACGATTTGTTGGTTGCCGAGGTAATTGACAACACCACTTCGCGCGGACGTACTTTGCGCTTTTTGTTTGATGGTCCTTACGACGAATTCAAGCAAACATTATACAGCTTGGGAGAAACACCACTTCCTAAATTTATCAATCGCCCGGTACAGCCTGAGGATAAAGACCGTTACCAAACAATTTTTGCAAAACACGAAGGTGCCGTTGCTGCACCAACAGCCGGTTTGCACTTTAGTCGCGAACTATTGAAGCGTCTGGAAATCAGAGGTGTTGATTTTTCATACGTTACTTTACATGTTGGATTGGGCAACTTCCGCAGTGTTGATGTAGAAGACCTTACCAAACACAAAATGGACTCGGAGCAGATTTGGATCAATAACGAAGCTTGCGAGATGGTAAATAATGCGAAACAAGAGAAACGAAATGTATGTGCAGTTGGAACAACGGTAATGCGTACACTTGAAAGCTCGGTTTCTACACAAGGATTTTTGAAACCATTTGAAGGATGGACCAATAAATTTATTTTCCCTCCGTACGAGTTTAGCGTTGCAAACAGCATGATTACAAACTTCCACCTGCCTTATTCAACTTTATTAATGATGGTTGCGGCCTTTGGAGGTTACGACTTTGTTATGGAAGCTTATGATGTTGCCACTAAAAACGATTATCGTTTTGGTACTTATGGCGATGCCATGCTTATTATCTGA
- the truB gene encoding tRNA pseudouridine(55) synthase TruB, with translation MPDFKKTYDFPGGEILLFDKELEWTSFDVVNKIRYHLCQMMGIKKLKVGHAGTLDPLATGLVILCTGKATKKIEELQLGEKEYIATLKIGATTPSFDLETEEDSKNDYSFVTREKFEEILPQFIGEIEQVPPVFSAVKVKGKRAFDYARNGEDVKLKAKNIVIRSIEIKSFNLPEVKLKVVCGKGTYIRSLARDIGEALKCGAYLTGLERTRIGDYKLEDAFKVNFFLENLNLNETI, from the coding sequence ATGCCCGATTTCAAAAAAACATATGATTTCCCTGGCGGGGAAATTTTGCTATTCGACAAAGAGTTGGAATGGACATCGTTTGATGTTGTAAACAAAATACGCTACCACTTGTGCCAAATGATGGGCATAAAAAAGTTAAAAGTTGGCCATGCCGGAACCCTCGACCCACTGGCAACCGGGCTGGTTATTTTGTGTACGGGCAAAGCCACCAAAAAAATCGAGGAGTTACAACTGGGCGAGAAAGAATACATAGCCACGCTAAAAATCGGTGCAACGACTCCTTCGTTTGATTTGGAAACGGAAGAAGACAGCAAAAACGATTATTCGTTTGTTACCCGCGAAAAGTTTGAAGAAATACTGCCTCAGTTTATTGGAGAAATTGAACAGGTTCCGCCGGTTTTTTCGGCAGTAAAAGTGAAAGGGAAACGCGCGTTCGATTACGCACGAAATGGAGAAGATGTAAAACTTAAAGCAAAAAACATTGTTATAAGAAGCATTGAAATTAAATCGTTTAATCTTCCGGAGGTAAAACTAAAGGTTGTTTGTGGCAAAGGAACTTACATCCGATCGCTGGCCCGAGACATTGGCGAGGCCCTAAAATGTGGCGCCTACCTTACAGGATTAGAACGAACAAGAATTGGCGATTATAAACTGGAAGATGCGTTTAAAGTGAATTTTTTTCTGGAAAACTTAAATTTAAATGAAACCATTTAA
- a CDS encoding undecaprenyl-diphosphate phosphatase, translated as MTELQAFLLGLIQGLTEFLPVSSSGHLEIGHALLGIKDENSLLFVLTVHVATVLSTILVFRKDISILGKDLLAFRWNDSTEYVSKLLFSSIPIVIVGLLFRDKIEAIFTGNLFFVGCMLLVTAGLLALTQFVKKSDGKITFGKAFIIGIAQTLAALPGISRSGATIATGLLLKGKKEDVARFSFLMVLIPILGAAFIDIANGELQSTNVDLMPLLIGFVSAFVSGWLACSWMIKIVKRGKLIYFAIYCALIGLIAIFAA; from the coding sequence ATGACCGAACTCCAGGCATTTCTTCTTGGTTTAATTCAAGGACTTACAGAATTTCTCCCCGTTAGTTCAAGCGGACACCTCGAAATTGGGCATGCACTTTTGGGAATAAAAGATGAAAACAGTTTGCTTTTTGTTTTAACCGTGCACGTTGCTACTGTTTTAAGCACCATTCTTGTATTCCGAAAAGACATTAGCATTTTAGGGAAAGACCTTCTCGCATTTCGATGGAACGACTCGACCGAATACGTATCCAAGTTATTGTTCTCGTCCATCCCGATAGTAATAGTTGGCTTGCTTTTTCGAGATAAAATAGAAGCTATTTTTACCGGCAACTTATTTTTTGTTGGATGCATGTTACTGGTAACTGCAGGACTACTTGCTCTCACGCAATTTGTAAAAAAAAGCGATGGCAAAATAACCTTTGGCAAAGCTTTTATAATAGGTATTGCTCAAACACTTGCGGCCTTGCCCGGAATATCCCGAAGCGGTGCAACCATTGCAACCGGATTATTATTGAAAGGAAAAAAAGAAGATGTTGCCCGATTTTCATTTCTTATGGTATTAATACCCATTTTAGGCGCGGCTTTTATTGATATTGCAAACGGTGAGCTTCAATCAACCAACGTTGATCTGATGCCTTTATTAATAGGTTTTGTAAGTGCTTTTGTTTCAGGCTGGCTGGCCTGCTCGTGGATGATTAAAATCGTAAAACGCGGCAAACTAATTTATTTTGCAATTTATTGCGCTCTTATTGGGCTAATTGCTATCTTTGCAGCCTGA